A single Fundulus heteroclitus isolate FHET01 chromosome 4, MU-UCD_Fhet_4.1, whole genome shotgun sequence DNA region contains:
- the csrp3 gene encoding cysteine and glycine-rich protein 3, translating into MPNWGGGAKCAACEKTVYHAEEIQCNSRSFHKTCFICMSCRKGLDSTTVAAHESEIYCKSCYGKKYGPKGYGYGQGAGALSSDPPGQDAEPQNSKPRQTSSNPNASKFSQKFGVSDRCPRCSKAVYAAEKVMGAGKAWHKTCFRCALCGKSLESTTVTDKDGELYCKVCYAKNFGPKGFGLGNEAMLEERE; encoded by the exons ATGCCGAACTGGGGAGGAGGCGCCAAGTGTGCGGCCTGTGAGAAGACGGTGTACCACGCCGAGGAGATCCAGTGCAACAGCAGGAGTTTCCACAAGACCTGCTTCATCTGCA tgAGCTGCAGGAAAGGACTCGACAGCACCACGGTTGCTGCGCACGAGTCCGAGATTTACTGCAAGTCGTGTTACGGGAAGAAGTATGGGCCAAAGGGCTATGGATATGGACAAGGAGCTGGAGCTCTGAGCTCTGATCCTCCGGGACAGGATGCAGAACCACAAAA ttctaaaCCCCGACAAACCTCTTCAAATCCCAACGCCAGCAAGTTTTCGCAGAAGTTTGGCGTCTCGGACCGCTGCCCTCGCTGTTCCAAAGCCGTGTACGCAGCCGAGAAGGTGATGGGAGCAGGAAAG GCCTGGCATAAAACCTGTTTCCGCTGCGCTCTGTGTGGTAAGAGTCTGGAGTCGACCACGGTGACAGACAAGGATGGAGAGCTGTACTGTAAAG TTTGCTACGCCAAGAACTTCGGCCCTAAAGGGTTCGGTCTGGGCAACGAGGCCATGTTGGAGGAACGGGAGTAA
- the zdhhc13 gene encoding palmitoyltransferase ZDHHC13 isoform X1, which yields MDWDEDDNDHSHARDTCHHGHAGHSHSHGPRAAAFGGMANMYTPAYGQMGKGADPVMDISQQPKKRSQMDDSSSWDIVKATQFGILERCKELVEAGYDVRTPDKENVTLLHWAAINNRLELVKYFMSKGAVVDQLGGDLNSTPLHWAIRQGHLPMVIQLMRYGADPSITDGEGYRSLHLAILFQHMAIAAYLMAKGEEVDVPDCNGQTPLMLAAQKIIGPEPTNFLIKNNASVSAVDKVNRNTPLHCAVLAGNVDAAHILLEAGASVDAENVNGHTPIDLAHQVNSPLLIHMLNVVKKERISSNSRCLRLIVRYKVLVLFLFNTAIFGCVGAIFDMNSESWLLKSILLACVVGVINLASRNFPNPDFQSLLLPSALMASVFWMIVTWCLWFLPDLPSTTVQVLFTLNATALLYCFLRTCRTDPGFIKATEEQKKMVGKNVVVLAEAGCLDTRVFCTSCMIRKPMRATHCFSCDACVAKQDHHSTLTNSCIGARNHHYFVLLLLSISLLGSWMLYGCFRYWSRHCPLHYEDQGLWGALSAAVGCSPWVLAISVLSFYHTCWSTLFLIGQLYQIAFLGLTTAERTNLIYQQRRMRQSVSLRQNPFNMGVVQNLLSFFQLRCCGLFKPAVVDWTTQFQPQRDQYLFEQINMV from the exons GATCACAGCCACGCGCGGGACACCTGCCACCACGGCCACGCGGGCCACTCTCACAGCCACGGGCCCAGAGCCGCGGCCTTCGGTGGGATGGCCAACATGTACACGCCTGCCTACGGACAGATGGGAAAAGGCGCCGACCCGGTCATGGATATCAGTCAGCAGCCGAAGAAGCGCTCCCAGATGGAcgacagcagcagctgggacaTCGTGAAGGCGACGCA ATTCGGGATCCTTGAGCGCTGCAAGGAGCTGGTGGAAGCAGGATATGACGTCAGGACGCCAGACAAGGAGAACGTCACCCTGCTGCACTGGGCGGCGATCAACAACCGCCTGGAGCTGGTCAA GTACTTTATGTCCAAAGGTGCAGTTGTTGACCAGCTGGGAGGAGACCTGAACTCTACTCCACTCCACTGGGCCATCAG ACAGGGCCACCTCCCCATGGTGATCCAGCTGATGAGATACGGAGCAGACCCCTCCATCACCGACGGGGAGGGCTACCGCTCGCTCCACCTGGCCATCCTCTTCCAGCACATGGCCATCGCAGCTTATCTCATGGCTAAGGGAGAG GAAGTGGATGTGCCTGACTGTAACGGACAAACCCCCCTGATGTTAGCAGCCCAGAAGATTATTGG GCCTGAGCCCACAAACTTTCTCATCAAGAACAACGCCTCGGTGAGCGCCGTGGACAAAGTGAACAGGAACACGCCGCTGCATTGCGCGGTGCTCGCGGGAAACGTCGACGCTGCCCACATCCTGTTGGAGGCGGGGGCCAGCGTGGACGCCGAAAACGTCAAC GGTCACACACCCATCGACCTGGCCCACCAAGTGAACAGCCCGCTGCTCATCCACATGCTCAACGTCGTCAAAAAGGAGAGAATCAGCTCCAATTCCCGCTGTCTACGCCTTATCGTCCGATACAAG GTTTTGGTGCTGTTCCTATTTAACACAGCCATATTTGGATGTGTTGGTGCAATCTTTGACATGAACTCAGAGTCCTGGTTGCTCAAAAGTATCCTGCTGGCCTGCGTGGTGGGTGTGATTAACTTAGCCTCGAG gaaTTTCCCAAACCCAGACTTtcagtctctgctgctgcctTCGGCTCTGATGGCTTCGGTGTTCTGGATGATCGTCACCTGGTGTCTCTGGTTCCTGCCAG ATCTACCCAGCACGACAGTTCAGGTTCTGTTCACCCTCAATGCCACCGCTCTTCTCTACTGCTTCCTTCGGACCTGCAGGACGGACCCCGGTTTCATCAAAGCCACAGAAGAGCAGAAGAAAATGGTGGGAAAG AACGTGGTGGTGCTGGCTGAGGCTGGCTGTTTGGACACCAGAGTGTTTTGCACTTCTTGTATG ATAAGGAAACCGATGAGAGCGACTCACTGCTTCAGCTGTGACGCGTGCGTGGCAAAGCAGGACCACCACTCCACGTTGACCAACTCCTGCATAG GTGCGAGGAATCACCACTACTTCGTCCTGCTGCTCCTTTCCATCTCGCTGCTGGGGTCCTGGATGCTCTACGGCTGTTTTCGAT ACTGGAGCAGACACTGTCCGCTGCATTATGAGGATCAGGGCCTGTGGGGCGCCCTGTCTGCAGCGGTCGGCTGCTCCCCCTGGGTGCTCGCCATCTCCGTGCTGTCCTTCTACCATACCTGCTGGTCCACTTTGTTCCTGATCGGGCAGCTTTACCAG ATTGCATTCCTGGGATTAACCACAGCAGAGAGAACAAATCTGATATACCAGCAAAGGAGGATGAGACAATCTGTGTCCCTGAGACAAAATCCCTTCAA CATGGGCGTGGTGCAGAACCTGCTGTCCTTCTTCCAGCTGCGCTGCTGCGGCCTCTTCAAGCCGGCCGTCGTCGACTGGACGACGCAGTTCCAGCCCCAACGCGACCAGTACCTGTTCGAGCAGATCAACATGGTCTGA
- the zdhhc13 gene encoding palmitoyltransferase ZDHHC13 isoform X2: protein MDWDEDDNDHSHARDTCHHGHAGHSHSHGPRAAAFGGMANMYTPAYGQMGKGADPVMDISQQPKKRSQMDDSSSWDIVKATQFGILERCKELVEAGYDVRTPDKENVTLLHWAAINNRLELVKYFMSKGAVVDQLGGDLNSTPLHWAIRQGHLPMVIQLMRYGADPSITDGEGYRSLHLAILFQHMAIAAYLMAKGEEVDVPDCNGQTPLMLAAQKIIGPEPTNFLIKNNASVSAVDKVNRNTPLHCAVLAGNVDAAHILLEAGASVDAENVNGHTPIDLAHQVNSPLLIHMLNVVKKERISSNSRCLRLIVRYKVLVLFLFNTAIFGCVGAIFDMNSESWLLKSILLACVVGVINLASRNFPNPDFQSLLLPSALMASVFWMIVTWCLWFLPDLPSTTVQVLFTLNATALLYCFLRTCRTDPGFIKATEEQKKMNVVVLAEAGCLDTRVFCTSCMIRKPMRATHCFSCDACVAKQDHHSTLTNSCIGARNHHYFVLLLLSISLLGSWMLYGCFRYWSRHCPLHYEDQGLWGALSAAVGCSPWVLAISVLSFYHTCWSTLFLIGQLYQIAFLGLTTAERTNLIYQQRRMRQSVSLRQNPFNMGVVQNLLSFFQLRCCGLFKPAVVDWTTQFQPQRDQYLFEQINMV from the exons GATCACAGCCACGCGCGGGACACCTGCCACCACGGCCACGCGGGCCACTCTCACAGCCACGGGCCCAGAGCCGCGGCCTTCGGTGGGATGGCCAACATGTACACGCCTGCCTACGGACAGATGGGAAAAGGCGCCGACCCGGTCATGGATATCAGTCAGCAGCCGAAGAAGCGCTCCCAGATGGAcgacagcagcagctgggacaTCGTGAAGGCGACGCA ATTCGGGATCCTTGAGCGCTGCAAGGAGCTGGTGGAAGCAGGATATGACGTCAGGACGCCAGACAAGGAGAACGTCACCCTGCTGCACTGGGCGGCGATCAACAACCGCCTGGAGCTGGTCAA GTACTTTATGTCCAAAGGTGCAGTTGTTGACCAGCTGGGAGGAGACCTGAACTCTACTCCACTCCACTGGGCCATCAG ACAGGGCCACCTCCCCATGGTGATCCAGCTGATGAGATACGGAGCAGACCCCTCCATCACCGACGGGGAGGGCTACCGCTCGCTCCACCTGGCCATCCTCTTCCAGCACATGGCCATCGCAGCTTATCTCATGGCTAAGGGAGAG GAAGTGGATGTGCCTGACTGTAACGGACAAACCCCCCTGATGTTAGCAGCCCAGAAGATTATTGG GCCTGAGCCCACAAACTTTCTCATCAAGAACAACGCCTCGGTGAGCGCCGTGGACAAAGTGAACAGGAACACGCCGCTGCATTGCGCGGTGCTCGCGGGAAACGTCGACGCTGCCCACATCCTGTTGGAGGCGGGGGCCAGCGTGGACGCCGAAAACGTCAAC GGTCACACACCCATCGACCTGGCCCACCAAGTGAACAGCCCGCTGCTCATCCACATGCTCAACGTCGTCAAAAAGGAGAGAATCAGCTCCAATTCCCGCTGTCTACGCCTTATCGTCCGATACAAG GTTTTGGTGCTGTTCCTATTTAACACAGCCATATTTGGATGTGTTGGTGCAATCTTTGACATGAACTCAGAGTCCTGGTTGCTCAAAAGTATCCTGCTGGCCTGCGTGGTGGGTGTGATTAACTTAGCCTCGAG gaaTTTCCCAAACCCAGACTTtcagtctctgctgctgcctTCGGCTCTGATGGCTTCGGTGTTCTGGATGATCGTCACCTGGTGTCTCTGGTTCCTGCCAG ATCTACCCAGCACGACAGTTCAGGTTCTGTTCACCCTCAATGCCACCGCTCTTCTCTACTGCTTCCTTCGGACCTGCAGGACGGACCCCGGTTTCATCAAAGCCACAGAAGAGCAGAAGAAAATG AACGTGGTGGTGCTGGCTGAGGCTGGCTGTTTGGACACCAGAGTGTTTTGCACTTCTTGTATG ATAAGGAAACCGATGAGAGCGACTCACTGCTTCAGCTGTGACGCGTGCGTGGCAAAGCAGGACCACCACTCCACGTTGACCAACTCCTGCATAG GTGCGAGGAATCACCACTACTTCGTCCTGCTGCTCCTTTCCATCTCGCTGCTGGGGTCCTGGATGCTCTACGGCTGTTTTCGAT ACTGGAGCAGACACTGTCCGCTGCATTATGAGGATCAGGGCCTGTGGGGCGCCCTGTCTGCAGCGGTCGGCTGCTCCCCCTGGGTGCTCGCCATCTCCGTGCTGTCCTTCTACCATACCTGCTGGTCCACTTTGTTCCTGATCGGGCAGCTTTACCAG ATTGCATTCCTGGGATTAACCACAGCAGAGAGAACAAATCTGATATACCAGCAAAGGAGGATGAGACAATCTGTGTCCCTGAGACAAAATCCCTTCAA CATGGGCGTGGTGCAGAACCTGCTGTCCTTCTTCCAGCTGCGCTGCTGCGGCCTCTTCAAGCCGGCCGTCGTCGACTGGACGACGCAGTTCCAGCCCCAACGCGACCAGTACCTGTTCGAGCAGATCAACATGGTCTGA